The following proteins come from a genomic window of Rhodohalobacter sp. 614A:
- a CDS encoding L-threonylcarbamoyladenylate synthase: MAKRIKIHPDTPHRDKIYEISDDLRKEAVALLPTDSQYALICDYQNKKGMDRIRKIRQMGKKDHLTVMCHSLEHVSTFAHLSDDNFKLIKRLIPGPYTFILPATREVPRLLTHPKKRTVGIRVPEYPICLELIKELGRPVLAITAKLKGVEHGHPEDGDRELFLSRFDKIVDVIIDNQEPLVADETTILDLTNQPSQLLREGLGMDRLNEALALETRELEGFEAV, translated from the coding sequence ATGGCAAAACGAATTAAGATTCATCCGGATACCCCTCATCGTGACAAAATTTATGAAATCAGTGATGATTTAAGGAAGGAGGCGGTAGCACTATTACCAACCGACAGCCAATATGCTTTGATTTGTGATTATCAGAATAAAAAGGGGATGGACCGAATCCGTAAGATCCGCCAGATGGGGAAGAAGGATCATCTGACTGTAATGTGCCATTCTCTTGAGCATGTTTCTACTTTTGCCCATTTGAGTGATGACAATTTTAAATTGATAAAGCGCCTTATTCCCGGGCCTTATACGTTTATTCTGCCCGCTACACGCGAAGTGCCGCGGTTATTAACGCATCCCAAGAAACGAACGGTGGGCATACGTGTACCGGAGTATCCAATCTGTCTGGAGTTGATCAAAGAGCTTGGCCGGCCGGTTTTGGCAATCACTGCAAAACTGAAAGGAGTTGAGCATGGACACCCGGAAGATGGAGATCGTGAGCTCTTTTTGAGTCGGTTTGATAAAATTGTGGACGTAATCATTGACAACCAAGAGCCCCTTGTTGCAGACGAAACAACCATTCTGGATCTTACCAATCAGCCATCACAGCTTTTACGTGAAGGCTTGGGGATGGATCGCCTGAATGAAGCTTTGGCCTTGGAAACCCGTGAACTCGAAGGATTTGAAGCCGTTTAA
- the mtnA gene encoding S-methyl-5-thioribose-1-phosphate isomerase, with the protein MSQDDSSFQSLRWEDDHLTILDQTFLPDREVYIDLNSVGQIWDAIKKQKLRGGPAIGIAGAYGLYFGVLNLPDSAFQTFHSECQRIADYIKSAQPAAMNLSWSLQRVLKTIFAHKEEDINLIKEKVLDTAITIHQEDRRMCKTIGKNGLDIVPKNAGILTHDNTGGLATGEYGTALSVISHAHNAGKLKMVWVNETRPLLQGARLTTWELKKSEIPHTLNVDAAAAILMKEGKIDLVITGADRISKNGDTVNRIGTYNLAVLANAHHIPFYIAAPLSTVDMNLEKGDEFELEEREPDEVTHFGNKQTAPDKIDVYNPAFDITPNKLITGFITEKGLIKPDFKKNFEGLLS; encoded by the coding sequence ATGTCTCAGGATGATTCATCATTTCAATCTCTTCGATGGGAAGACGACCATTTAACCATACTCGATCAAACATTTCTGCCCGACCGCGAGGTTTATATTGATCTGAATTCAGTTGGACAAATATGGGATGCCATCAAGAAACAAAAACTCCGCGGAGGCCCGGCAATAGGAATTGCAGGAGCTTATGGGCTTTATTTCGGAGTTCTGAACCTGCCCGATTCAGCATTCCAAACCTTTCACAGCGAGTGCCAGCGGATTGCAGATTACATCAAATCGGCCCAGCCTGCCGCAATGAATCTCTCCTGGTCATTACAAAGAGTGCTGAAAACCATTTTTGCACACAAAGAAGAAGATATTAATCTTATAAAAGAGAAAGTACTTGATACAGCTATAACCATTCACCAGGAAGATCGCCGGATGTGCAAAACCATTGGGAAGAATGGCCTGGATATAGTTCCAAAAAATGCCGGTATTCTAACTCATGACAACACCGGCGGACTTGCCACCGGAGAATACGGAACGGCATTGTCGGTAATTTCACATGCTCACAATGCCGGGAAACTGAAAATGGTTTGGGTAAATGAAACCCGTCCGCTTTTACAGGGTGCCCGGCTGACAACATGGGAGCTTAAAAAATCAGAAATTCCGCACACCCTGAATGTCGACGCAGCCGCAGCAATCCTTATGAAAGAAGGCAAGATTGATTTGGTGATTACCGGAGCTGACCGGATTTCGAAAAATGGCGATACTGTCAACCGAATTGGTACATACAACCTGGCCGTTTTGGCAAATGCCCATCATATCCCTTTTTATATCGCGGCCCCGCTCTCAACCGTTGATATGAACCTTGAAAAAGGCGATGAATTTGAACTTGAAGAGCGTGAACCGGACGAGGTAACTCATTTCGGCAATAAACAAACCGCCCCTGACAAAATTGATGTATACAATCCCGCCTTTGACATCACCCCCAATAAACTGATAACAGGTTTTATCACAGAAAAAGGGTTGATAAAACCGGACTTTAAAAAGAATTTTGAAGGCCTGTTGAGCTAA
- a CDS encoding YgaP family membrane protein gives MIMKKNVGYWDSIIRTIAGGIIVSLGLFYENYWGLAGLILIFSGVVEFCPIYRLLHFTTMDPNLEREN, from the coding sequence ATGATTATGAAGAAAAATGTAGGATACTGGGATTCAATAATCAGAACAATAGCAGGTGGGATAATTGTCAGTTTAGGTTTGTTTTATGAGAATTATTGGGGATTGGCAGGCCTGATTTTGATCTTTTCCGGAGTAGTGGAGTTTTGCCCGATTTATCGGCTGCTTCATTTTACTACCATGGATCCCAATCTGGAGAGAGAAAATTAA
- a CDS encoding DUF1801 domain-containing protein, with protein sequence MAKPKTIDEYISATEGTFAHPILSKIHEMILEIVPEVEEAIKWGSPSYEYNGIMMTTVKFKKFAAVWFHKGAFFDDPENLLEASSDDTKYMRKYILHSIKDLNVDALSDLIREAVKFQEENGELTVPDKSEKKEYSSDLLQNALSLDPKAKTEFDKFPDYKKKEFIEHIETAKRDTTKQRRLEKSLDLIRQGIGLNDKYR encoded by the coding sequence ATGGCGAAACCAAAAACTATTGATGAATATATTTCGGCAACCGAAGGTACTTTTGCTCATCCGATACTCTCCAAAATCCATGAGATGATTCTTGAAATAGTTCCTGAGGTAGAAGAAGCCATCAAGTGGGGTTCTCCTTCCTACGAGTATAACGGGATTATGATGACCACGGTAAAATTCAAAAAATTTGCAGCGGTATGGTTCCATAAAGGCGCTTTCTTTGATGATCCCGAAAATCTGCTGGAAGCAAGTTCTGACGATACCAAATACATGAGAAAATATATTCTTCACAGTATCAAAGATTTGAATGTAGATGCCCTCAGTGATTTGATCCGTGAAGCGGTGAAGTTTCAGGAAGAAAATGGAGAATTAACGGTACCAGACAAGTCGGAAAAGAAAGAATATTCATCAGATTTGCTTCAAAATGCACTTTCGCTTGACCCGAAAGCAAAAACTGAATTTGATAAGTTTCCCGATTACAAAAAGAAAGAATTCATCGAACACATTGAAACAGCCAAACGGGATACCACCAAGCAACGTCGTCTGGAAAAATCGCTTGATTTGATTCGACAAGGAATTGGGCTGAACGACAAATATCGGTAG
- a CDS encoding OstA-like protein, which produces MRTFATYCFLSISLSLICLAFTQSVNAQNRVIINQADQAEGVTIDGESVRKILGNVILTTDEMVLETDSVYQYIDRNLLMAFNIQIETDNEMIWADTLYHDTEAEFSRLRGRVIVQSDQNIMFSDSIDVDMETDIATFEVPVRFEDQDGTLIAQSGLYYQEVDSAVFRGNVQLSDTTQYIEADSLFMNRTSDLYEMFGNVFAHDYEDDVRFSGQYLYADSTDYRLLKDDAWLMEVSESKEDTTHLFAETIELTEVDTVSYMDAFGNVRMWSLEFSAIADTANYRDDLDQFILRSSPKLWHENIQLSGPYTEAYMEDDNIRFLTSFPRPIVVQEDSLTGRLHQMTGDTLNAYFEEGELERIRVFNNTEIIFHQRDENDQPDGLIELISAGPSIMYFENGEFDFFKAQQNIDGSYLPEDSTNVQRRLDNFQWNPDLRPERPDVQTPRLPPIPEERPFELPPKYLRYLENQPGVENAEVRTREPDEN; this is translated from the coding sequence ATGAGAACATTTGCCACATATTGTTTTCTTTCTATTTCCTTATCGCTGATTTGTTTGGCGTTCACTCAATCTGTCAATGCTCAGAACCGGGTGATCATCAACCAGGCCGACCAGGCTGAGGGGGTGACTATTGATGGCGAAAGTGTTCGGAAAATCCTTGGAAATGTCATTCTTACTACGGACGAAATGGTTCTCGAAACGGACAGCGTCTACCAATATATCGACCGAAATTTATTGATGGCATTCAACATCCAGATTGAAACCGATAACGAAATGATCTGGGCTGATACTCTGTACCACGATACGGAAGCAGAATTCAGCCGGCTGCGTGGCCGTGTTATTGTCCAGTCCGACCAAAACATTATGTTCAGCGATTCCATTGATGTTGATATGGAAACCGATATTGCCACATTTGAAGTACCCGTTAGGTTTGAGGACCAGGACGGAACACTGATCGCACAGAGCGGACTCTATTACCAGGAAGTTGATAGCGCCGTTTTCAGGGGAAACGTTCAGTTATCCGATACCACTCAATACATCGAAGCAGATTCGTTATTCATGAATCGAACGAGTGATTTGTACGAGATGTTTGGAAATGTTTTTGCTCACGATTATGAGGATGACGTCCGGTTCTCTGGTCAATATCTGTATGCAGATTCAACCGATTACCGGTTGCTGAAGGACGATGCCTGGCTGATGGAAGTAAGTGAATCAAAAGAAGATACCACCCACCTTTTCGCAGAAACCATTGAATTGACGGAAGTGGATACGGTATCTTACATGGATGCTTTTGGTAACGTGAGAATGTGGTCGCTTGAATTTTCGGCCATTGCTGATACAGCAAATTACAGAGATGATTTAGACCAGTTTATTTTGCGTTCGTCACCCAAACTTTGGCACGAAAATATCCAGCTTAGCGGTCCCTATACAGAAGCGTACATGGAGGATGACAATATTCGATTTCTGACATCCTTTCCACGGCCAATTGTTGTTCAGGAGGACTCTCTGACCGGCCGGTTGCATCAAATGACCGGCGATACGCTGAATGCCTATTTTGAAGAGGGCGAGTTGGAGCGAATCCGGGTCTTTAACAATACAGAAATTATTTTCCACCAACGGGACGAAAATGATCAGCCTGACGGTTTGATAGAGCTTATCTCTGCCGGTCCTTCCATCATGTATTTCGAAAATGGAGAATTTGATTTCTTTAAAGCTCAACAAAACATTGATGGTTCCTATCTTCCTGAAGACTCAACAAATGTTCAGCGAAGACTCGATAATTTTCAATGGAACCCGGATCTGAGACCTGAGAGACCCGACGTTCAAACACCACGCCTCCCTCCCATCCCAGAAGAACGGCCCTTTGAACTGCCTCCTAAATATTTGAGATATCTCGAAAATCAACCAGGTGTAGAAAATGCTGAGGTTAGAACACGTGAACCCGATGAGAACTAA
- the lptC gene encoding LPS export ABC transporter periplasmic protein LptC: MYRLLQQPWMKNLTAMLTSFRDWVTPETVTSGRNLKYGLILPAVFLTFSCTELSEYDNQQVQAALNDSLITTSESWDVEISLLREGRTRMIIEGSHAVQYQSEENKRTTIDGPVYVQLYDTTGALETEAWSKEAVYLEDVREFELIDSVRVQTVDDRQLYTEYLKYIQDSDRISSPQFVTIITPTDSISGRGFDGQTDLTSYTIIEPRGRLIVD, translated from the coding sequence ATGTACAGATTATTACAGCAGCCGTGGATGAAAAACTTAACAGCAATGCTTACATCGTTCCGGGATTGGGTGACGCCGGAGACCGTTACTTCGGGACGGAATCTTAAATACGGACTGATTTTACCGGCTGTATTTCTCACGTTTTCCTGTACCGAACTTTCCGAATACGATAACCAGCAGGTTCAGGCCGCTCTCAACGACTCTCTCATTACCACTTCAGAAAGCTGGGATGTAGAAATTTCATTGTTGCGTGAAGGTCGAACCCGTATGATTATTGAAGGCTCTCATGCTGTTCAATATCAAAGTGAAGAGAATAAAAGAACTACGATAGATGGTCCGGTCTATGTCCAACTATATGATACTACTGGAGCCCTTGAAACAGAGGCATGGAGCAAAGAAGCTGTCTATTTGGAAGATGTGAGAGAGTTTGAGCTGATTGATTCTGTGCGGGTTCAAACTGTGGATGACCGGCAATTATATACCGAATATTTAAAATACATTCAGGATTCTGATCGCATTTCATCTCCGCAATTTGTTACAATCATAACCCCCACAGACAGTATTTCGGGCCGCGGTTTTGATGGACAGACTGATCTTACATCATACACAATTATCGAACCCCGAGGCCGGTTAATCGTCGATTAA
- the upp gene encoding uracil phosphoribosyltransferase: MNNSNEPTVIQHPVVARDLTILRDSGTKTADFRMAMARIARILAYFALKDLPLSEKEIQTPITTAKGYEIDKRIIVVPILRAGLSLVDAIIDFVPDAKVGHLGMYRDETTHEPVDYYSNLPHGLDEAMVLLVDPMLATGGSAKDAIEFLQKKGAKNIRFISLISAPEGLERISKNFPDVQIITAAVDEKLNSNAYIVPGLGDAGDRYFGTES, encoded by the coding sequence ATGAATAATTCGAATGAGCCAACCGTCATTCAACATCCGGTTGTAGCCAGGGATCTCACAATCCTCAGGGATTCTGGTACTAAAACGGCAGATTTTCGGATGGCGATGGCGAGAATTGCAAGGATTTTAGCCTATTTTGCTCTCAAAGACCTTCCCTTGTCGGAAAAAGAAATCCAGACTCCCATTACAACCGCCAAGGGATATGAGATCGACAAAAGAATTATCGTTGTTCCTATTTTAAGAGCGGGTTTGAGCCTGGTAGATGCTATTATTGATTTTGTACCCGATGCAAAAGTTGGGCATCTGGGCATGTATAGAGACGAAACCACCCACGAGCCCGTTGACTATTATTCAAACCTTCCTCATGGGCTGGATGAAGCGATGGTTCTTTTGGTGGATCCGATGCTGGCAACCGGCGGAAGTGCAAAGGACGCTATTGAATTCCTTCAGAAAAAAGGAGCAAAAAATATTCGCTTTATCTCCCTGATTTCAGCCCCGGAAGGATTGGAACGAATTTCAAAGAATTTTCCCGATGTACAGATTATTACAGCAGCCGTGGATGAAAAACTTAACAGCAATGCTTACATCGTTCCGGGATTGGGTGACGCCGGAGACCGTTACTTCGGGACGGAATCTTAA
- a CDS encoding alanine/glycine:cation symporter family protein yields MEVLERIVGFLNNLVWNTPEVLPAMVILLLGYGIFITLRMGFIQIRRFTHGVKVVSGFYDNPDDTGDVNHFQALSTALSATVGIGNIAGVAIAIHFGGPGALFWMWVTAFFGMAVKFSECTLSVKYRIQNADGSVSGGPMYYIEKGLGPNWKWLSVIFASLAVICSFFTGNAIQANTVADVMENSFFIIVPTYVTGLITATIVGIVIIGGIKRIGYVTARLTPFMALVYVLGALFILLLNYDQIIPSFGTIFSNAFNPQAGTWGVGSGLFITTMVWGVKRGLFSNEAGQGSAPIAHGAAKTEEPVREGVVALLEPFIDTILICTMTGLVIISTGVWDMKHATEVNLNSPDLEFQITETLDDETTLVVKEGIIQNGTMLRSAFPIDTVFANLEQTEYFTGTINTQNLTARSDASGEQSGIVYGNEIYNGATLTSEGFERGLAPLFPGGKYIVTISVLLFAISTSISWSYYGDRSIQYLFGDKSIIYYKGVYVILHFIGAITALGTIWAIGDIALGLMTFPNLIALFALSGVVYATTKDYFQRLKDSEDNE; encoded by the coding sequence ATGGAAGTATTAGAAAGAATCGTTGGGTTTTTAAATAATCTTGTTTGGAATACACCTGAAGTTTTACCCGCCATGGTTATTCTGCTGCTCGGCTATGGTATATTTATAACGCTCAGAATGGGTTTCATTCAAATACGCAGATTTACCCATGGTGTTAAAGTTGTAAGTGGTTTTTATGATAACCCGGATGACACAGGAGATGTAAATCACTTTCAGGCACTTTCTACCGCACTTTCTGCAACTGTTGGAATTGGTAATATTGCGGGAGTAGCTATCGCCATTCACTTTGGAGGACCCGGGGCACTCTTCTGGATGTGGGTGACCGCTTTCTTCGGCATGGCCGTTAAGTTTTCTGAATGTACACTATCCGTAAAATATCGAATACAAAATGCTGACGGATCTGTTTCCGGCGGCCCGATGTACTACATAGAAAAAGGACTTGGCCCCAATTGGAAATGGCTCTCTGTAATTTTTGCCAGCCTTGCCGTTATCTGCTCATTTTTTACGGGTAATGCAATTCAGGCCAACACTGTGGCCGATGTGATGGAAAATTCATTCTTCATCATTGTACCCACCTATGTAACCGGCCTCATTACCGCTACAATTGTAGGAATTGTTATCATCGGCGGAATAAAACGTATCGGTTATGTGACGGCACGCCTCACACCATTTATGGCTCTTGTTTATGTTTTGGGAGCACTTTTTATTCTGCTTTTAAATTATGATCAAATCATTCCCTCTTTCGGGACCATCTTTTCCAACGCATTTAATCCTCAAGCCGGAACTTGGGGCGTTGGTTCAGGATTGTTTATCACCACGATGGTCTGGGGCGTAAAACGGGGGCTCTTTTCGAATGAAGCCGGCCAGGGGTCCGCGCCTATTGCCCACGGCGCCGCCAAAACGGAAGAACCTGTCCGCGAAGGTGTAGTGGCCCTTCTTGAACCGTTTATTGACACCATTTTGATCTGTACCATGACCGGACTTGTAATTATTTCAACCGGAGTATGGGATATGAAACATGCCACGGAAGTAAACTTGAATTCACCGGATCTCGAATTCCAGATCACAGAAACTCTCGATGATGAAACCACTCTCGTTGTAAAAGAAGGAATCATTCAAAATGGAACGATGCTTAGAAGTGCTTTCCCGATTGACACGGTTTTTGCCAACTTAGAGCAAACAGAATACTTCACTGGAACCATCAACACACAAAACTTAACTGCCAGAAGCGATGCAAGTGGTGAACAAAGTGGAATTGTGTATGGGAATGAAATTTATAATGGCGCGACACTCACTTCCGAAGGATTTGAACGGGGCCTTGCACCTCTTTTCCCGGGAGGCAAATATATTGTAACCATTTCTGTGTTACTTTTTGCGATATCAACTTCCATATCCTGGAGTTACTATGGAGACCGTTCCATTCAATATTTATTTGGTGATAAATCCATTATCTACTATAAAGGTGTATATGTTATTCTGCACTTTATTGGTGCAATTACAGCACTTGGAACCATCTGGGCAATTGGTGACATTGCCCTTGGGTTGATGACATTTCCAAACCTGATTGCATTATTCGCTCTCTCCGGAGTCGTCTATGCCACAACAAAAGATTATTTCCAACGGCTGAAGGATTCTGAAGACAATGAATAA
- a CDS encoding HU family DNA-binding protein, which produces MTKADIVDVIASSTGLTKVETEAVVNGFMDTVIDAMKRGETIELRGFGSFKVVKRAQRVARNPKTNEEVIVPEQYVPMLKVSKDFKQAVNEANS; this is translated from the coding sequence ATGACAAAAGCCGACATTGTAGATGTAATCGCATCGTCCACGGGGTTAACAAAAGTAGAAACCGAAGCCGTCGTTAACGGGTTTATGGATACGGTTATTGATGCCATGAAACGAGGTGAAACCATTGAGCTCAGAGGATTTGGAAGCTTTAAGGTGGTGAAACGTGCACAACGGGTTGCAAGAAATCCTAAAACCAACGAAGAAGTAATTGTACCGGAGCAATATGTGCCCATGCTGAAAGTCTCGAAAGATTTTAAGCAGGCAGTTAACGAAGCCAATAGCTAA
- a CDS encoding glycoside hydrolase family 16 protein gives MNKPSFSGIFLFCLAFMLVATKPAFPQEYKLVWSDEFNGDAINTETWKFWEGTAYNNELQYYTPRSKNAYIKDGKLYLEAHRENYMGRGFTSARISTDSTSIGWEQGRFEARLKMPEGKGFWPAFWLMPIKDLGWPRSGEIDIMEYRGNEPYTTSGAIHFWKKECEGNPVECRKFFVEEFTQENKLNDTFHTYSLEWTNDALIWYLDDQEYQRIPFEEIEAEFDPFSGPFYIILNLAVGGDFLPNPDESTEFPQAFIVDYVRVYQK, from the coding sequence ATGAATAAACCATCTTTTTCCGGCATTTTTTTATTCTGCCTTGCCTTCATGTTGGTGGCAACCAAGCCGGCTTTCCCACAAGAATACAAACTGGTTTGGTCAGACGAATTCAACGGAGACGCCATTAATACAGAAACGTGGAAATTCTGGGAGGGAACGGCGTACAATAACGAACTTCAGTACTATACTCCCAGAAGTAAAAACGCCTATATCAAAGATGGAAAACTCTATCTTGAAGCACATAGAGAGAATTATATGGGCAGAGGATTTACATCTGCGAGAATATCTACGGATAGCACAAGTATTGGATGGGAGCAGGGCCGGTTTGAAGCCCGATTAAAAATGCCCGAGGGAAAAGGATTCTGGCCTGCATTTTGGCTGATGCCCATCAAAGATCTGGGCTGGCCCAGAAGTGGTGAAATCGATATCATGGAATACCGCGGCAATGAACCATACACCACCAGCGGGGCCATCCACTTCTGGAAAAAAGAATGCGAAGGGAATCCCGTTGAATGCCGGAAATTCTTTGTTGAAGAGTTTACGCAAGAAAATAAGTTAAACGACACATTCCATACCTATTCCCTTGAATGGACAAATGATGCACTCATTTGGTATTTGGATGACCAAGAGTATCAACGCATTCCTTTCGAAGAAATTGAAGCTGAGTTCGATCCCTTCTCCGGGCCGTTTTATATCATTCTGAATCTAGCCGTTGGCGGAGATTTCCTTCCAAATCCGGATGAATCCACAGAATTCCCTCAAGCATTTATCGTGGATTATGTAAGGGTTTATCAAAAATAA